A stretch of the Candidatus Curtissbacteria bacterium genome encodes the following:
- a CDS encoding 50S ribosomal protein L11 methyltransferase, translating to MEVIAALILIVVIFALLFVILSSFLFMFDLFLDLPYVATDKKKIETIMKFADLKKNQTAIDLGSGDGRLLLASAKKGAAAIGYELNPFLIAITKIRAKAKGASAQIIVKRSDLWKADLKIADVVFVYGRKRTMQKFEDFVYKNSKKGTRIIVNTNQFPSNQPIKSENNIFLYIK from the coding sequence ATGGAAGTAATAGCCGCCTTAATTTTAATAGTTGTTATTTTTGCTCTTCTTTTTGTGATCCTTTCGTCTTTTCTTTTTATGTTTGATTTATTTTTAGATCTTCCTTACGTTGCGACCGACAAAAAAAAGATAGAAACAATAATGAAATTCGCGGATCTTAAAAAAAACCAAACTGCTATCGATCTTGGATCCGGTGACGGAAGATTGCTCCTCGCATCCGCCAAAAAAGGAGCTGCTGCAATTGGTTATGAGTTGAATCCATTTTTGATTGCAATTACAAAAATTCGCGCAAAAGCAAAAGGTGCCTCCGCCCAAATAATTGTAAAGCGCTCAGATCTCTGGAAGGCAGATTTGAAAATTGCAGACGTAGTTTTTGTCTACGGACGCAAAAGAACAATGCAAAAATTTGAAGATTTTGTTTATAAGAATAGTAAAAAAGGGACACGCATAATAGTAAATACAAATCAATTTCCTTCTAATCAACCGATTAAATCGGAGAATAATATTTTCTTGTACATTAAGTAG
- a CDS encoding ATP-dependent helicase — MTSQVLKYLNPEQLKAVTTTEGPLLIIAGAGTGKTTVITHRIAYIIEKKLAEPSEILALTFTDKASEEMERRVDILVPYGFIDTWISTFHAFGDRVLRDNALEMGLNPVFRVLTKPEQILFVKQNLFDFNLNHYKPLSNPYKFIEAALSLVSRAKDEDLTPDQYMAYATSLKDEEERQRQLELANFFAKYEELKRKAGLADFSDQINLVLDLFRRHPKVLETYQNKFKYILIDEYQDTNYAQNEFVKLLAAKHKNVCVVGDDDQSIYKFRGAAISNILEFKKIYPKAIQVVLTKNYRSTQPILDAAYKLISHNNPDRLEIKNKINKKLISERKEPGQEPKNIFGATLSEETDIVAQEINALVKDKKIMYRDIAILLRANSSARPFIQALNILSIPSTFVGSFGLYDREEIKSLIAFLRALSTFDDNLNLYYLATSELYNIPPEDMIVLNDFSRRTNLSLYKIITGSNIDEMEISDDSKIALEKLKSDLETYVKLSLKQNAGKTLYAYLEESGYLKKLKEEDPEDTQGKIANIAKFFKRISEFDEVTNDQSTINFSNFLEVMQESGENPSTAQIDPDLDAVNIMSIHSAKGLEYKVIFLVSLVTDKFPVRDRSEPIPLPDSLIKESLPSGNFHIQEERRLFYVGLTRAKDFLYLTYARDYGGKKTRKVSPFVLETLDVTQVEGMPQKSSAIEQIERFKPDNAAQMTLDFEKKTVSFQDRILDLSRIDVESYLSCALQYWYGHIVKLQVPRAFNLVYGIALHKAVEEFYRYRIRGQLLPLSDLITVLENAWVSEGFISSEHEKLVLTKARKVISDFYEREKSQDVDNVVVEEPFKFTHEKIIVRGRIDFLQRGDRVRLIDFKSTENVDEKKGTNHVKQSIQLKIYTLYYFKKYGKLPDEIGIYFLENGMISTIKPAQSIISEAISALEVTASGIRAGKFNANPKEGSFTCQFCSFKDICPFSLAKS, encoded by the coding sequence GTGACAAGCCAAGTCTTAAAATACCTCAACCCTGAACAACTTAAAGCAGTAACGACTACAGAAGGCCCGCTGCTGATCATCGCCGGCGCAGGAACTGGTAAAACGACGGTTATCACGCATCGCATTGCATACATTATCGAAAAGAAACTTGCAGAACCCTCTGAGATTTTAGCGCTCACTTTTACAGATAAAGCATCCGAAGAAATGGAAAGAAGGGTAGATATTCTTGTGCCTTATGGTTTCATCGATACATGGATTTCTACCTTTCACGCTTTTGGGGATAGAGTTCTTCGTGACAATGCACTAGAAATGGGACTGAATCCAGTGTTTCGAGTTCTAACAAAACCTGAGCAGATTCTATTCGTTAAGCAAAATTTATTTGACTTCAATCTAAATCATTACAAACCCTTATCTAATCCGTATAAGTTCATAGAAGCTGCGCTTTCGCTAGTCTCCCGCGCGAAAGATGAAGATTTAACACCGGATCAATATATGGCTTACGCAACATCTCTAAAAGACGAAGAAGAGCGTCAACGACAATTAGAATTAGCTAATTTTTTTGCAAAATATGAAGAATTAAAAAGAAAGGCAGGCCTAGCGGATTTTTCCGACCAGATAAATCTTGTTTTAGACTTATTCCGTAGACATCCTAAAGTTTTAGAAACTTATCAAAACAAATTTAAGTACATTTTGATAGATGAGTACCAAGACACAAACTACGCTCAAAATGAATTCGTGAAACTCCTGGCAGCTAAACATAAAAACGTCTGTGTTGTCGGTGATGATGATCAATCTATTTACAAATTCCGCGGCGCCGCAATTTCTAACATCCTGGAATTTAAAAAAATCTATCCAAAAGCCATTCAAGTTGTCTTAACCAAAAATTATCGTTCCACCCAACCAATTCTCGACGCTGCTTACAAATTAATTAGTCATAACAATCCGGACCGTCTTGAGATCAAAAATAAGATTAACAAAAAACTGATAAGTGAACGGAAGGAGCCCGGCCAAGAACCAAAGAACATTTTTGGCGCAACATTGTCTGAGGAAACCGATATCGTAGCTCAAGAAATAAACGCATTAGTCAAAGATAAAAAAATTATGTATCGAGATATTGCAATACTGCTTAGAGCAAATAGTAGCGCACGGCCATTTATCCAAGCCCTAAATATACTCTCGATACCATCAACATTTGTGGGGTCTTTCGGCCTATACGACCGAGAAGAAATAAAATCTTTAATTGCATTTTTACGTGCCCTTTCAACATTTGATGACAATTTAAATCTATATTATCTTGCAACTTCTGAACTTTACAATATCCCGCCGGAAGACATGATAGTATTGAATGATTTTTCCAGAAGAACAAACCTAAGCCTCTATAAAATTATCACCGGCTCCAACATTGACGAAATGGAAATATCAGACGACTCAAAAATTGCTTTAGAAAAACTAAAGAGTGATTTAGAAACGTACGTAAAATTATCTCTCAAGCAAAATGCCGGTAAAACGCTTTATGCATACCTTGAAGAATCAGGTTATTTAAAAAAACTAAAAGAAGAAGACCCTGAAGATACTCAAGGAAAAATTGCGAATATCGCAAAGTTTTTCAAGAGAATTTCTGAGTTTGATGAAGTAACGAACGATCAATCCACCATAAATTTCTCAAACTTTCTAGAAGTTATGCAGGAGTCAGGTGAAAATCCTTCAACGGCACAAATCGATCCCGACCTTGACGCAGTAAATATTATGAGCATACATTCAGCCAAAGGCCTTGAGTACAAGGTAATCTTTCTCGTCAGCCTCGTAACTGATAAGTTTCCTGTTCGTGACCGTTCAGAGCCCATACCTCTTCCCGACAGTCTAATAAAAGAAAGTTTACCAAGTGGTAATTTTCACATCCAGGAAGAAAGGCGCTTGTTTTATGTTGGTCTTACTCGTGCAAAGGATTTTCTCTACCTTACATATGCAAGAGATTATGGCGGGAAAAAAACCCGCAAAGTCTCACCTTTTGTTCTTGAAACACTAGATGTGACACAAGTAGAAGGGATGCCTCAAAAGTCTTCAGCAATAGAACAAATTGAAAGATTTAAACCTGATAACGCTGCTCAGATGACTCTTGATTTCGAAAAGAAAACGGTGTCTTTTCAAGACAGAATATTAGATCTTTCCAGAATAGATGTTGAAAGCTATCTTTCATGCGCTCTTCAGTATTGGTATGGACATATTGTTAAACTCCAAGTTCCTCGTGCGTTTAATCTAGTTTATGGCATAGCCCTTCACAAGGCTGTTGAAGAATTTTATCGCTATAGAATCCGTGGTCAACTTTTACCCCTTTCCGACTTAATCACTGTTCTAGAGAATGCCTGGGTTAGCGAAGGTTTTATCAGTTCTGAGCATGAAAAACTGGTTCTAACAAAAGCTCGCAAAGTTATCAGTGACTTCTATGAAAGAGAAAAAAGCCAAGATGTTGACAACGTAGTAGTGGAAGAACCTTTTAAATTCACTCATGAGAAAATAATTGTTAGGGGAAGAATTGATTTTTTGCAAAGAGGCGATAGAGTTAGACTCATCGATTTCAAATCTACAGAAAATGTTGACGAAAAAAAGGGCACGAATCACGTTAAACAATCTATCCAGCTCAAAATTTACACTCTTTATTACTTTAAAAAGTATGGCAAACTTCCTGATGAAATCGGTATATACTTCCTAGAAAACGGAATGATTTCAACTATTAAACCCGCACAGTCTATAATATCCGAAGCCATAAGTGCCCTGGAAGTAACGGCATCTGGTATAAGAGCAGGCAAATTCAACGCAAATCCCAAGGAGGGCTCTTTTACTTGTCAGTTTTGCTCATTCAAGGATATTTGCCCATTCTCCTTAGCTAAAAGTTAA
- a CDS encoding DUF2207 domain-containing protein yields the protein MKKYFFVVLVFAFLFFPQEVFAKDYYFPSVEVTYDINVDGSIDVVEKRTYEFDGGFSWADIYIPLKVSRKGTNYNASITNFKVSENGEEIVPTEAGLKAGKFYAMWGYSALDETRTFELSYTLSNALTSGRDFDEFYWQVIGDEWDKRTEAVDVTVNFPGDIDKNQVYAFAHGPTNGKYDFVDDDSVRFQVANVPPKQFVEVRLVFPKGTLAATNSSNKSLEQIIREEENYRSPFLWRKIVFPLLLVLTVGWLVFWIWQWHKYGKEHEQDRPKYVHEPPSDLQPALVEMLLSQENTITPKSFGATILDLARRRYLDIAVYRQLRNFLMITSEKKEYGIVFRKPLEELKKDKQLLDFEKKMLEEISIYQEAPSDQERVGYGLKPLDFIIKLDNLKAGLRRHRAFWPGWQAEIRKEASKRNFVEQGSATRNTWFFGSLVLIVGVWIIGFQITDDLFGAPKAFFAIIFWFLFMIIWVSTFVLLPFGRKKGSYFSFAFMKKWTHAWGKEARKWQGFINFLDDFSHFKRTLPEQLPLWEKYLVYGLLFGQTKKILELMPEKLGDQVPGWYVTSRGGHISYSDFSDGIGSFNSSFASARISGGSGGGFSGGGGGGGGGGGGGAG from the coding sequence ATGAAAAAATATTTTTTTGTTGTTTTGGTCTTTGCATTTTTGTTTTTTCCGCAAGAGGTTTTTGCAAAAGATTATTATTTTCCTAGTGTTGAGGTGACTTATGATATTAACGTTGATGGTTCCATAGATGTCGTTGAAAAAAGGACTTATGAATTCGACGGAGGTTTTTCGTGGGCAGATATTTATATTCCCCTAAAGGTTTCGAGAAAAGGGACAAATTACAACGCTTCGATTACCAACTTTAAGGTTTCTGAAAATGGCGAAGAGATTGTACCGACGGAAGCTGGCCTTAAAGCAGGGAAATTTTACGCGATGTGGGGATATTCTGCCCTTGACGAGACCAGAACGTTTGAGCTTTCTTACACACTTTCTAATGCTTTGACTTCCGGACGTGATTTTGACGAATTTTATTGGCAGGTTATTGGGGACGAATGGGATAAGAGAACGGAAGCTGTCGATGTTACTGTAAATTTCCCGGGGGATATTGATAAAAACCAAGTTTATGCTTTTGCGCATGGCCCGACTAATGGAAAATACGATTTCGTCGATGACGATAGTGTCAGATTCCAGGTTGCTAATGTCCCGCCTAAACAATTTGTTGAAGTAAGACTCGTTTTTCCCAAGGGTACTCTTGCCGCTACTAACAGCTCAAACAAATCTTTGGAACAAATAATACGCGAAGAGGAGAATTACAGATCGCCGTTTCTTTGGAGAAAAATAGTTTTCCCCCTACTGCTTGTATTGACGGTAGGATGGTTGGTTTTCTGGATTTGGCAATGGCACAAATACGGAAAAGAACACGAGCAAGACCGGCCCAAATACGTACATGAACCGCCTTCAGACTTGCAACCGGCTCTTGTCGAAATGCTACTTTCCCAAGAAAACACAATCACCCCAAAGTCTTTTGGTGCAACAATTTTGGATTTGGCGAGGAGAAGGTATCTGGACATTGCTGTTTACAGACAGCTGAGAAATTTTTTGATGATCACTTCGGAAAAGAAAGAATATGGGATTGTTTTTAGAAAGCCGCTTGAGGAACTTAAGAAAGATAAGCAGCTTTTAGACTTTGAGAAAAAGATGCTTGAGGAAATTAGCATATATCAGGAAGCTCCGAGTGACCAAGAAAGAGTTGGTTATGGCTTAAAACCTCTTGATTTTATTATCAAGCTGGATAATTTGAAGGCAGGGTTGAGACGGCATAGAGCTTTTTGGCCAGGTTGGCAAGCGGAGATAAGAAAAGAAGCGAGCAAAAGGAACTTTGTAGAACAAGGGAGCGCGACGAGAAACACGTGGTTTTTTGGAAGTTTAGTATTAATTGTCGGAGTTTGGATAATCGGGTTTCAGATAACAGATGATTTATTTGGAGCGCCCAAAGCATTTTTCGCTATTATTTTTTGGTTCTTGTTTATGATTATTTGGGTTTCAACGTTTGTTCTCTTACCTTTTGGAAGGAAAAAGGGTTCTTATTTTAGCTTTGCTTTTATGAAAAAGTGGACACATGCTTGGGGTAAAGAAGCGAGAAAGTGGCAGGGGTTTATAAATTTTCTAGATGATTTTTCGCATTTCAAGAGGACATTGCCGGAACAATTGCCCTTATGGGAAAAGTATTTAGTTTATGGTCTTTTGTTCGGTCAGACAAAAAAGATTTTAGAGCTAATGCCGGAGAAACTCGGTGACCAGGTTCCGGGTTGGTACGTGACGTCTCGTGGAGGTCACATTAGTTATTCTGATTTTTCAGATGGAATCGGTAGTTTTAATTCAAGTTTTGCTTCGGCTCGCATTTCCGGCGGCTCAGGTGGAGGTTTCTCCGGCGGGGGTGGTGGAGGTGGAGGAGGCGGAGGCGGAGGCGCGGGTTAA
- a CDS encoding DNA recombination protein RmuC: MDSQTILLVVGVLVLATMGLLYLQIKKLADNKKSDETTKLLSQLVSDMRGSMDNTTDSMVRQTKAINERLDRAAQVISEVSKSVGEMTELGRGMKDLQEFLRSPKMRGQMGEAGLKDLLGQSLPKQNFHLQYAFKSGEIVDAALKLEQGIIPIDAKFPMENIRKMSKAQDEKEKLLYRKAFINDVKKHIDAISSKYIKPQEGTIDFALMYIPSEVVYYEILTESPELEEYAYRKRVRPVSPNTLYAYLRAIIMSLEGNKIERQAGQILAALREIADETEKFSGSLSLLTKHIKNAANSSDDVNTRFARLSSKISTVQTIEDRTVKSLKSKT, encoded by the coding sequence ATGGATTCCCAGACTATTCTGCTTGTAGTTGGTGTTCTAGTTTTAGCCACAATGGGGCTCCTCTACTTGCAGATCAAAAAACTCGCAGACAACAAAAAGAGCGACGAAACTACCAAGCTCCTCTCACAACTTGTTTCCGACATGCGCGGTTCTATGGACAACACGACAGATTCGATGGTTCGGCAAACAAAAGCAATCAATGAAAGACTGGATAGAGCCGCGCAAGTAATTTCTGAAGTCTCCAAATCCGTAGGCGAAATGACAGAACTTGGCAGGGGAATGAAAGACCTGCAGGAGTTTCTGAGGTCTCCAAAGATGCGTGGCCAAATGGGGGAGGCAGGACTGAAAGATCTTTTAGGCCAATCCCTCCCGAAACAAAATTTCCATCTTCAGTACGCTTTTAAATCCGGAGAAATTGTGGATGCCGCTCTAAAGTTAGAACAAGGGATTATTCCAATTGACGCCAAATTCCCAATGGAAAATATCCGCAAAATGTCCAAAGCCCAGGACGAAAAGGAAAAACTTCTTTACAGAAAAGCATTTATAAACGATGTCAAAAAACACATAGACGCCATTTCCAGTAAATATATCAAACCGCAGGAAGGAACAATTGATTTTGCCCTCATGTATATTCCTTCCGAAGTCGTCTACTACGAAATTCTCACCGAAAGTCCGGAACTCGAAGAATACGCTTACAGAAAGCGCGTCCGCCCGGTTTCCCCCAACACCCTCTACGCATATTTACGCGCAATCATTATGTCGCTTGAAGGCAATAAGATCGAAAGACAGGCCGGCCAAATTTTGGCAGCCCTTCGAGAAATCGCCGACGAAACAGAAAAATTTAGTGGCTCACTCTCGCTTCTCACAAAACACATCAAAAACGCCGCAAATTCCAGCGACGACGTCAACACCCGCTTCGCCCGCCTTTCGTCAAAAATATCAACAGTACAAACTATCGAAGATCGTACAGTCAAAAGTTTAAAATCAAAAACCTAA
- a CDS encoding Ig-like domain-containing protein, with product MEESSEKRGPIEKSKKGWPVNPFGVAALIILGLIALFLIGKPLLSRQTTQITNEQGNASGGRLTSPEAGEIVRGGTLNLELSVDQPSSAQEVQFWAKTYADNKWQMIGKVQKSPYKLDWQIPPQFENKAIAITSHILQKDGNVIKDPGGWREGIIILSE from the coding sequence ATGGAAGAATCCTCAGAAAAACGAGGCCCTATAGAAAAAAGTAAAAAAGGGTGGCCAGTTAATCCATTTGGAGTTGCCGCTCTAATTATTCTTGGACTAATTGCGTTGTTTTTAATTGGCAAACCACTCCTTTCCCGACAAACCACTCAAATCACAAATGAACAAGGAAACGCAAGCGGAGGACGGCTCACCAGTCCGGAAGCCGGGGAAATTGTAAGAGGTGGGACCCTTAACTTAGAACTTTCCGTAGACCAACCTAGCTCTGCTCAAGAAGTTCAGTTCTGGGCAAAAACTTACGCCGACAATAAATGGCAAATGATTGGTAAGGTTCAAAAATCTCCCTACAAACTGGATTGGCAAATACCACCACAATTTGAAAATAAGGCGATTGCCATCACCTCGCACATTCTTCAAAAAGACGGCAACGTTATCAAAGACCCCGGCGGTTGGAGAGAAGGAATTATAATTCTCTCAGAGTAA